The Pyxidicoccus xibeiensis DNA segment CGACGGAAGCCGCAGACGAGCTGGTAGCGGTCCTCGCCGGCCGGACGCACGTCCACCGGGAACAGCTGCCCCAGCCGCGCGATGTCCGTGGCCAGCCCGGACACGTCGCCTTCGGGACGCAGGCGGAACGCGGTGTCGTCCTGGAGCTTCTCCAGCGGCATCAGCGCCAGCGAGACGCGGCCCGCCAGGCGCTCCTCCGGAGCAGACAGCCCCTCCGGGAACTCTTCATCCTCGGAGCCCTCCTGCTCGGCTCCGTCCTCCGTCGATTCGGACACCTGGGCTCCACCCTGCTCGGTTTCGCTCTGCTGGGACTCACCCTGGGACGCGGCGTCGCGAGAGGGCCCACCACCGCCCTGCTCCGCCCCGCCGTTCGCCGGAGCGCCGGCACCCTCGGCGCGGTGCTCGCCACCGTGCTGCTCACCTTCGGCACGGTGCTCGCCACCGTGCTGCTCACCTTCGGCACGGTGCTCGCCGCCGTGGCCGTGCTCGCCGCCGTGCTCACCCTGGCGGTGCTCACCGCCGTGCTCGCCGTGCCCGTGCTCACCCTGACGGTGCTCACCCTCGGCGCGGTGCTCGCCGCCAGGGTCGCCGTGCGGGTGCTCGCCAGACGGGGCACCCTCGGCGCGGTGCTCACCGGACGCACCCTCGCCGTGGCCGCCCTCACCCGAGTGCGGCTGCCCCTGGGCTGGCTCGGAAGACGACGAGCCCCCCTCGGGCGCGTTCCCCTGCGCCCCTTCCTGTCCGTCAACCCTGTGCTCGGCGTCCATGGCGGCACCCCTGGTCTGCTCA contains these protein-coding regions:
- a CDS encoding ParB/RepB/Spo0J family partition protein, producing the protein MDAEHRVDGQEGAQGNAPEGGSSSSEPAQGQPHSGEGGHGEGASGEHRAEGAPSGEHPHGDPGGEHRAEGEHRQGEHGHGEHGGEHRQGEHGGEHGHGGEHRAEGEQHGGEHRAEGEQHGGEHRAEGAGAPANGGAEQGGGGPSRDAASQGESQQSETEQGGAQVSESTEDGAEQEGSEDEEFPEGLSAPEERLAGRVSLALMPLEKLQDDTAFRLRPEGDVSGLATDIARLGQLFPVDVRPAGEDRYQLVCGFRRVAALRFLKRDAVQARVHAHLSDEDALLMSLADAIHATPVEPEVLEAKRDQLESEGRLSAAVRDMLEKALATEDSLAPEGVEEEIDADELAQDVSQRLGAINQDLALLADVFAALDDSRKAELLMQLRYSSELVAYLEGL